The following are encoded together in the Pygocentrus nattereri isolate fPygNat1 chromosome 15, fPygNat1.pri, whole genome shotgun sequence genome:
- the gpr137bb gene encoding G protein-coupled receptor 137Ba: MEGSSPSVEERRGEVSRSSGGNGSLSPPTLSPAVPPYVKLGLTVAYTAFYSLLFAFVYAQLWLVLRYRHKRFSYQTAFLFLCLLWAALRALLFSFYFRDCVTANALGPFSFWLLYCFPVCLQFFTLSLMNLYCAQVFFKAKSKYSPHLLKYKFPLYLLFVGVSLLFLLVNLACALLVKMTDTQVKTIVLVRVTINDSLFVLCAISLSICLYKVAKMSLASIYLESKGTSVCQVTLIGIMVILLYASRACYNLVVLALTDIETINSFDYDWYNVSDQADLRSSLGDAGYVVFGIILFVWELLPTSLVVFFFRVRKPAQDRSASAIPSHVFSTKRYFFDNPRRYDSDDDLAWGSHPQSSSTSLSTDCYDWGSRSSSFLVHLGGDNQRSSPVTPGLNR; encoded by the exons atggagggctcttctccatcagtggaggagagaagaggggagGTGTCCAGGTCTTCGGGGGGTAACGGGTCCCTCTCCCCACCAACCCTGAGCCCCGCCGTGCCACCCTACGTAAAGCTGGGCCTGACGGTGGCCTACACGGCCTTTTACTCACTCCTCTTTGCCTTCGTCTACGCCCAGCTGTGGCTGGTGCTGCGATACCGGCACAAGCGCTTCAGCTACCAGACAGCCttcctgttcctgtgtctgctgtggGCCGCCCTACGCGCCctgctcttctccttctacttcCGAGACTGCGTGACAGCCAATGCGCTCGGCCCCTTCTCCTTCTGGCTGCTCTACTGCTTCCCCGTCTGTCTGCAGTTCTTTACACTGAGCCTGATGAACCTCTACTGCGCACAG GTTTTCTTCAAGGCTAAGTCGAAGTATTCTCCTCACCTCCTCAAGTACAA gttccCTCTGTACCTGCTCTTCGTAGGTGTGAGTCTGCTGTTCCTGCTGGTCAATCTGGCCTGTGCACTGCTGGTTAAAATGACAGACACGCAGGTGAAGACCATTGTGCTGGTGCGGGTCACCATTAATGACTCGCTCTTCGTCCTTTgtgccatctctctctccatctgtctatACAAGGTGGCCAAGATGTCCCTGGCCAGCATCTATCTGGAGTCTAAG GGTACTTCGGTGTGTCAGGTGACCCTGATTGGCATAATGGTGATTCTCTTGTATGCGTCCAGAGCCTGCTACAACCTCGTCGTTCTGGCTTTAACAGACATCGAGACCATTAACTCCTTTGATTATGACTGGTACAATGTGTCTGACCAG GCTGACCTGAGGTCCAGTCTGGGTGATGCAGGCTATGTTGTATTTGGGATCATTCTCTTTGTGTGGGAACTACTTCCCACTTCCCTGGTGGTCTTCTTCTTCAGGGTTCGCAAGCCAGCACAGGACAGG AGTGCATCTGCCATCCCCAGTCACGTCTTCTCCACCAAGCGTTACTTCTTTGACAATCCCAGACgttatgacagtgatgatgatctTGCCTGGGGCTCACATCCCCAGAGCTCTTCTACAAG TTTGTCCACAGACTGCTATGACTGGGGGAGCCGAAGCAGCAGCTTCCTTGTGCATCTGGGAGGAGACAATCAACGGTCATCCCCAGTGACCCCAGGGCTAAATCGCTAA